A genomic segment from Bacteroidota bacterium encodes:
- the priA gene encoding primosomal protein N', whose translation MERKTLFVDVVLPLPIPGRYTYRVPFELNDEIQQGMRVVVQFGKQKIYTALVYRVHEEVPAYVPKYILSVLDAAPVVNDFQFRFWDWMADYYMCRPGEVMNAALPAALKLASESRVVLDSSYGGEMELLNERELLVVEALANRKALSISEVSDLLDQKKVIPVIKTMIEKGVILLEEELIDRFRPKTEVCVRLSEKYKDDDVLRPLFDLLNKKAQKQLEILMTFINIERNGPEKSKHITRQQLLKDSETSAAQLSALVKKGVFETYEVVFSRLYKTDRTDDPASIVLNEEQEQAVADINGSFELGKVALLHGVTSSGKTECYIRLIEKTISEGKQVLFLLPEIALTTQIINRLRKYFGNRVGIYHSKYNDSERVEVWNKVLAFGRNGGEGSSYDIVLGARSAIFLPFSNLGLVIVDEEHDTSYKQYDPAPRYNARDAAVYLAWIHKAGVVLGSATPCIESYYNAKSGKYTLVELLKRYGNVMMPEVLVADIKEETKKKLMKSIFSNFLLEQMEQALANKEQIILFQNRRGFSLRLECKECSWVPQCVHCDVTLIHHKQSGNLRCHYCGYTARVPDKCPACGNTAIMMKGFGTEKVEEELAVFLPKARIKRMDLDTTRTRNAYQRLINDFEDRKTDILVGTQMVTKGLDFDNVSLVGILNADNMLTYPDFRSFERAYQMMAQVSGRAGRKDKQGKVIIQSYNPWHSVIRFVIDNDYASMYDTQILERRNFKYPPFYRLLRITLKHKDSDLLNRGARIFAESLRRRFNEGVLGPEYPPVSRIKNYYLKNILLKFRKDVSVSQQKNQLYEEIKVMGNSTDFKSIRIILDVDPL comes from the coding sequence ATGGAACGCAAAACCCTTTTTGTTGATGTTGTACTTCCCCTGCCAATACCGGGACGTTACACCTACAGGGTTCCGTTTGAGTTGAATGATGAAATACAACAAGGCATGCGTGTTGTTGTGCAGTTTGGCAAGCAAAAAATTTATACTGCTCTTGTTTACCGCGTTCATGAAGAAGTGCCGGCATACGTTCCAAAATATATTCTCTCTGTACTGGATGCTGCTCCTGTAGTGAATGATTTTCAGTTTCGATTCTGGGACTGGATGGCTGATTATTACATGTGCCGTCCCGGCGAAGTAATGAATGCCGCTCTGCCGGCGGCGCTTAAGCTGGCAAGCGAAAGCCGTGTAGTTCTCGACAGCTCATACGGAGGTGAAATGGAGTTGCTCAATGAGCGTGAGTTGCTGGTGGTCGAAGCACTGGCAAACAGGAAAGCACTCAGTATCAGCGAAGTTTCTGATCTGCTCGATCAAAAAAAGGTGATTCCGGTAATAAAGACTATGATTGAAAAAGGCGTGATTTTACTGGAAGAAGAACTGATTGACCGCTTTAGACCAAAAACCGAAGTTTGTGTAAGATTAAGTGAAAAATATAAAGATGATGATGTATTGCGGCCGTTGTTTGACCTGCTGAATAAAAAAGCACAAAAGCAGCTGGAGATACTGATGACATTCATCAATATTGAGCGCAACGGCCCCGAGAAGAGCAAACACATCACGCGTCAGCAATTGCTCAAAGACAGTGAAACGTCGGCGGCACAACTGAGTGCATTAGTAAAAAAGGGTGTTTTCGAAACATATGAAGTAGTGTTCAGCCGCCTGTACAAAACAGACCGCACCGACGACCCTGCTTCGATTGTTCTTAATGAAGAACAGGAACAAGCTGTTGCCGATATCAACGGTTCGTTTGAGTTGGGTAAGGTTGCCCTGCTGCACGGTGTAACTTCAAGCGGAAAAACGGAGTGTTATATCCGCCTGATTGAAAAAACCATCAGTGAAGGAAAGCAGGTGCTGTTCCTGCTTCCGGAGATTGCGTTAACAACACAAATCATAAACCGGCTCCGGAAATATTTCGGAAATCGCGTAGGCATTTATCACTCAAAATACAATGACAGCGAGCGCGTGGAAGTGTGGAACAAAGTACTTGCTTTTGGCCGAAACGGCGGCGAAGGTTCATCGTATGATATTGTGCTTGGCGCACGCTCAGCCATTTTCCTGCCGTTTTCTAATCTGGGACTGGTGATTGTTGATGAAGAGCATGATACCTCATACAAGCAATACGACCCGGCACCGCGCTACAACGCACGTGATGCGGCAGTTTATCTGGCGTGGATTCATAAAGCAGGCGTGGTGCTTGGTTCAGCCACGCCATGTATTGAAAGTTATTATAACGCTAAAAGCGGAAAATACACCCTGGTAGAACTTCTGAAGCGTTACGGAAATGTCATGATGCCGGAAGTTCTTGTAGCAGATATAAAGGAAGAAACTAAAAAGAAATTAATGAAATCCATCTTCTCGAATTTTTTACTTGAGCAGATGGAGCAGGCGCTTGCCAATAAAGAGCAGATTATTCTTTTCCAGAACAGGCGAGGATTTTCATTGAGGCTTGAGTGCAAGGAATGCAGTTGGGTGCCTCAATGCGTGCACTGCGATGTTACACTGATTCATCACAAACAATCGGGAAACCTTCGATGTCATTATTGCGGATATACGGCACGTGTACCCGACAAATGCCCTGCCTGCGGCAATACGGCCATAATGATGAAGGGATTTGGCACTGAAAAAGTGGAAGAAGAACTCGCTGTTTTTCTTCCAAAGGCGCGTATAAAAAGAATGGATCTCGATACTACACGTACACGAAATGCTTACCAGAGGCTCATCAACGATTTTGAAGACCGCAAAACCGATATCCTGGTAGGCACCCAAATGGTTACGAAAGGACTCGATTTCGATAATGTCAGCCTGGTCGGTATTCTGAATGCCGACAATATGCTTACCTACCCTGATTTCAGGTCGTTTGAGCGGGCTTACCAGATGATGGCGCAGGTAAGCGGACGCGCTGGAAGAAAAGATAAACAGGGAAAAGTTATCATACAATCATACAATCCCTGGCATTCGGTTATCCGCTTTGTAATCGACAATGATTATGCCTCAATGTACGATACCCAAATTCTGGAACGAAGGAACTTCAAATATCCTCCGTTCTACCGGCTGTTAAGGATTACGTTAAAGCATAAAGACAGTGATTTACTGAACAGAGGAGCACGGATTTTTGCCGAAAGCCTTCGCCGTCGCTTTAATGAAGGAGTTCTCGGCCCCGAATATCCCCCGGTTTCGAGAATAAAAAATTACTATCTGAAAAATATACTGCTGAAATTCCGCAAAGATGTATCCGTTTCTCAACAAAAGAATCAGTTGTATGAGGAAATAAAAGTAATGGGAAATTCCACTGATTTTAAATCAATTCGTATCATACTCGACGTTGATCCTTTGTAA
- the pfkA gene encoding 6-phosphofructokinase → MSNKIKKIGVLTSGGDAPGMNAAIRAVVRTAIYHGIEVTGVCRGYEGLIDAEFVKMYNYSVGNILQRGGTILKTARSERFRTDEGLELAYQNIKKEGIDALVAIGGDGTFRGANALGTKYGVAVAGVPGTIDNDLFGSDFTIGYDTAINTVVDAVDKLRDTAASHNRLFFVEVMGRDAGFIALRSGIACGAEDILVPETQTHIEDLIKRLESGRRENKSSGIIIVAEGENEGGAFEVAEKVKAKFNFYETRVAIIGHMQRGGTPSCMDRVLASTLGYEAVKALLNGQSGVMVGQVNKKVVLTPFEKACKHHQEMDREMLEMAHVLST, encoded by the coding sequence ATGAGCAATAAAATTAAGAAAATAGGTGTACTTACGTCAGGTGGTGATGCACCGGGTATGAATGCGGCCATAAGAGCGGTAGTGCGTACAGCCATCTATCACGGAATTGAAGTTACCGGCGTCTGCCGCGGATACGAAGGTTTGATTGACGCCGAATTTGTAAAGATGTATAATTATTCGGTGGGAAATATTCTTCAGCGAGGCGGCACTATTCTAAAAACCGCTCGCAGTGAACGTTTTCGCACTGACGAAGGATTGGAACTGGCTTACCAGAATATTAAAAAAGAAGGAATTGACGCTCTTGTCGCCATTGGCGGCGATGGAACATTCAGAGGGGCGAATGCGCTCGGAACAAAGTATGGCGTAGCCGTTGCCGGTGTTCCCGGAACCATAGATAACGATCTTTTCGGAAGTGATTTCACCATTGGTTACGATACTGCCATAAATACAGTTGTTGACGCAGTGGACAAATTACGCGATACGGCCGCTTCTCACAATCGATTATTTTTTGTTGAAGTAATGGGGCGCGATGCAGGATTTATTGCACTGCGCAGTGGTATTGCCTGTGGCGCCGAAGATATTCTTGTTCCCGAAACTCAAACCCATATCGAAGATCTGATTAAACGACTGGAATCAGGCAGGCGTGAGAATAAATCGTCGGGAATCATTATTGTTGCCGAAGGCGAAAATGAAGGCGGCGCATTTGAAGTTGCCGAAAAAGTTAAAGCGAAATTCAATTTTTACGAAACGCGTGTTGCTATTATTGGTCATATGCAGCGCGGCGGAACGCCCAGTTGTATGGATCGAGTACTGGCAAGCACACTCGGCTACGAAGCTGTGAAAGCCTTGTTGAACGGCCAAAGCGGTGTGATGGTCGGTCAGGTTAATAAAAAAGTTGTGCTTACTCCTTTTGAAAAAGCATGCAAACACCATCAGGAAATGGACCGCGAAATGCTGGAAATGGCGCATGTTTTATCAACCTAA